In Candidatus Nealsonbacteria bacterium DGGOD1a, one DNA window encodes the following:
- a CDS encoding ribbon-helix-helix domain-containing protein, which produces MENQNNSTTYQRVDITLPKETVRLLEKIAKRGDRSRLVDQAIRYFAKEMSRTNLKKQLKDGAIVNASRDLNLVEEWFSIDNEVCPSK; this is translated from the coding sequence ATGGAAAATCAAAATAATTCTACAACTTATCAGCGGGTTGACATTACCCTTCCGAAGGAAACAGTCAGATTGCTTGAAAAAATCGCCAAGCGAGGCGATAGGAGCCGGTTGGTTGACCAGGCGATTCGTTATTTTGCCAAGGAAATGAGCCGAACTAATTTGAAAAAGCAGTTGAAAGATGGTGCGATAGTTAACGCTTCGCGAGATTTGAATTTGGTTGAAGAGTGGTTTTCAATCGATAATGAAGTATGCCCAAGCAAATAA
- a CDS encoding type II toxin-antitoxin system PemK/MazF family toxin yields the protein MPKQIIPKRGEVYLVNFDPTIGSEIRKTRPALIIQNDIANRYSPITIVAAITLQVGERIYPTEVLIEFGRSDLGKRCVVLLNQVRAIDKQRLVKRLAVFDSVLMEKINQALEISLGLVDL from the coding sequence ATGCCCAAGCAAATAATTCCAAAACGAGGCGAGGTTTATTTGGTTAATTTTGACCCAACCATCGGTTCGGAAATCAGAAAAACGAGGCCGGCTTTGATTATTCAAAATGATATTGCCAATCGTTATAGCCCGATAACGATTGTCGCGGCGATAACTTTGCAAGTTGGGGAGCGGATTTATCCAACCGAGGTGTTGATAGAGTTCGGGCGGAGTGATTTAGGCAAGCGGTGCGTGGTTTTGTTGAATCAAGTACGGGCGATTGATAAACAACGATTAGTTAAAAGATTGGCGGTTTTTGATTCGGTTTTGATGGAAAAGATAAATCAGGCGTTGGAGATTAGCTTGGGATTAGTGGATTTATAA